In Streptomyces seoulensis, the following are encoded in one genomic region:
- a CDS encoding alpha/beta hydrolase codes for MGQQATTPVRTARLGKAVGPAPGAVSGAVLVLPGGDEVSTRRPSPFLPGTFVRALARSLARGGREEGLAVHPVHYRYRGWNGTEAHLAADAGWAADEVVRRYGDVPVCLVGLDMGGRAALGAGGHEAVNSVVAIAPWLPEEGADADEPVKQLVGRRVLIAHGTNDERCDPELSFRLAARAKKVNREVCRFEVHSDGHGLHQHRDEVLALTVDFALGALFGLPLSRPVEDALAAPPPIGLRMPLASGFGKSLRK; via the coding sequence ATGGGACAGCAAGCGACGACGCCGGTCCGGACGGCCAGGCTGGGAAAGGCGGTCGGCCCCGCGCCGGGCGCGGTGAGCGGAGCGGTGCTGGTGCTCCCCGGCGGGGACGAGGTCTCCACCCGCCGTCCGTCCCCGTTCCTGCCCGGCACCTTCGTCCGCGCCCTGGCCCGCAGCCTGGCCCGGGGCGGCCGGGAGGAGGGGCTCGCCGTCCACCCGGTCCACTACCGCTACCGCGGCTGGAACGGCACCGAGGCCCACCTCGCGGCGGACGCCGGCTGGGCCGCGGACGAGGTGGTGCGGCGGTACGGGGACGTGCCGGTGTGCCTGGTCGGGCTGGACATGGGCGGCCGGGCCGCGCTGGGCGCCGGGGGCCACGAGGCGGTCAACTCCGTGGTGGCCATCGCCCCGTGGCTGCCGGAGGAGGGCGCGGACGCCGACGAGCCGGTCAAGCAGCTGGTGGGGCGCCGGGTGCTGATCGCGCACGGCACCAACGACGAACGGTGCGATCCGGAGCTGTCGTTCCGGCTGGCGGCCCGCGCGAAGAAGGTGAACCGGGAGGTGTGCCGGTTCGAGGTGCACTCCGACGGCCACGGGCTGCACCAGCACCGGGACGAAGTGCTCGCGCTGACCGTGGACTTCGCTCTGGGCGCCCTGTTCGGGCTCCCGCTGTCCCGCCCGGTGGAGGACGCGCTCGCGGCGCCGCCGCCGATAGGGCTGCGGATGCCGCTGGCGTCGGGGTTCGGCAAGTCGCTGCGCAAGTAG
- a CDS encoding PspC domain-containing protein: MTALARPTNGRMIGGVCAGLARRFGMSAGTMRVIFVVSCLLPGPQFLLYIALWILLPSEDRARTTAW, from the coding sequence ATGACCGCCCTTGCCCGCCCCACCAACGGCCGCATGATCGGCGGCGTGTGCGCAGGACTGGCCCGGCGCTTCGGGATGTCGGCGGGGACGATGCGGGTCATCTTCGTGGTGTCCTGCCTGCTGCCCGGCCCGCAGTTCCTGCTCTACATAGCCCTGTGGATCCTGCTGCCCTCCGAGGACAGGGCCCGCACCACCGCCTGGTGA
- a CDS encoding sensor histidine kinase, protein MSERGGFGHWVAERGRKLAGLRFTSLRLRLVLVFGLVALTAAVSASGIAYWLNREAVLTRAQDAVLRDFRQEMQNRAGALPARPTQDELQRAAGQMAGSSQRFSVLLVARDPDGRTVYGGSGGLSGFSLKDVPPSLRAAVDRRQKTTGSDKSPYHLYWQRVSERGTPFLVAGTKVVDGGATGYMAKSLEPEAKDLNSLAWSLGIATGLALIGSALLAQAAATTVLKPVHRLGVAARRLGEGRLDTRLRVTGTDELADLSRTFNKAAEALEKRVADMAARDESSRRFVADMSHELRTPLTAITAVTEVLEDELEFEGGGIDPMIEPAVRLVVSETKRLNDLVENLMEVTRFDAGTARLVLDDVDLADQITACIDARAWLDAVELDAERGIHSRLDPRRLDVILANLIGNALKHGGSPVRVSVRIDGDDLLIAVRDHGPGIPEEVLPHVFDRFYKASASRPRSEGSGLGLSIALENAHIHGGEITAANSPDGGAVFTLRLPRDASRLTEEDEKDPSAEGGQGATT, encoded by the coding sequence GTGAGCGAGCGCGGGGGATTCGGCCACTGGGTGGCCGAACGGGGGAGGAAGCTGGCCGGACTGCGGTTCACCAGCCTGCGGCTGCGGCTGGTGCTGGTCTTCGGGCTGGTCGCGCTGACGGCGGCGGTGTCCGCGTCGGGCATCGCGTACTGGCTCAACCGGGAGGCGGTGCTCACCCGCGCCCAGGACGCGGTGCTGCGCGACTTCCGGCAGGAGATGCAGAACCGGGCGGGCGCGCTGCCCGCGCGTCCCACGCAGGACGAACTCCAGCGCGCCGCAGGGCAGATGGCGGGCAGCAGCCAGCGCTTCAGCGTGCTGCTGGTCGCCCGCGACCCCGACGGCCGGACGGTGTACGGCGGTTCGGGCGGCCTGAGCGGCTTCTCGCTGAAGGACGTACCCCCGTCGCTGCGCGCGGCGGTGGACCGGCGGCAGAAGACGACCGGCTCCGACAAGTCGCCCTACCACCTGTACTGGCAGCGGGTGTCCGAGCGCGGGACGCCCTTCCTGGTGGCCGGGACGAAGGTGGTCGACGGCGGTGCGACGGGCTACATGGCCAAGTCGCTGGAGCCGGAGGCCAAGGATCTCAACTCCCTTGCCTGGTCGCTGGGGATCGCCACCGGACTCGCCCTGATCGGTTCGGCGCTGCTCGCACAGGCGGCCGCCACGACCGTGCTGAAACCCGTACACCGTCTGGGAGTTGCCGCGCGGCGGCTGGGCGAGGGGCGGCTCGACACTCGGCTGCGGGTCACCGGCACGGATGAACTCGCCGACCTTTCGAGGACGTTCAACAAGGCGGCCGAGGCGCTGGAGAAGCGGGTCGCGGACATGGCCGCCCGTGACGAGTCCTCCCGCCGCTTCGTCGCCGACATGTCGCACGAGCTGCGCACCCCGCTGACCGCCATCACCGCGGTGACGGAAGTGCTGGAGGACGAGCTGGAGTTCGAGGGCGGCGGCATCGATCCGATGATCGAGCCGGCGGTACGGCTGGTGGTCAGCGAGACCAAGCGGCTGAACGACCTGGTCGAGAACCTGATGGAGGTCACCCGCTTCGACGCGGGCACCGCCCGGCTGGTGCTGGACGACGTCGACCTCGCGGACCAGATCACCGCCTGCATCGACGCCCGCGCCTGGCTGGACGCGGTCGAGCTGGACGCCGAGCGCGGCATCCACTCCCGGCTCGACCCGCGCCGCCTGGACGTGATCCTCGCCAACCTGATCGGCAACGCCCTCAAGCACGGCGGCTCCCCGGTGCGCGTCTCGGTCCGCATCGACGGCGACGACCTGCTGATCGCGGTACGCGACCACGGTCCCGGCATCCCCGAGGAGGTGCTGCCGCACGTCTTCGACCGCTTCTACAAGGCCAGCGCATCCCGGCCGCGTTCGGAGGGCAGCGGCCTCGGCCTCTCCATCGCGCTGGAGAACGCGCACATCCACGGCGGTGAGATCACGGCCGCCAACTCCCCCGACGGCGGTGCGGTGTTCACGCTCCGGCTGCCACGCGACGCCTCCCGCCTGACGGAGGAGGACGAGAAGGACCCGTCGGCCGAGGGCGGCCAGGGAGCGACCACGTGA
- the afsQ1 gene encoding two-component system response regulator AfsQ1, with protein MPSLLLIEDDDAIRTALELSLTRQGHRVATAASGEDGLKLLREQRPDLIVLDVMLPGIDGFEVCRRIRRTDQLPIILLTARNDDIDVVVGLESGADDYVVKPVQGRVLDARIRAVLRRGERESSDSATFGSVVIDRSAMTVTKNGEDLQLTPTELRLLLELSRRPGQALSRQQLLRLVWEHDYLGDSRLVDACVQRLRAKVEDVPSSPTLIRTVRGVGYRLDAPQ; from the coding sequence GTGCCTTCCCTGTTGCTGATCGAGGACGACGACGCCATCCGTACGGCCCTTGAGCTGTCCCTGACGCGCCAGGGGCACCGGGTCGCCACCGCCGCGAGCGGCGAGGACGGCCTGAAGCTGCTGCGTGAGCAGCGCCCCGACCTGATCGTGCTGGACGTGATGCTGCCCGGCATCGACGGGTTCGAGGTGTGCCGCCGTATCCGGCGCACCGACCAGCTGCCGATCATCCTGCTGACCGCGCGGAACGACGACATCGACGTGGTGGTCGGACTGGAGTCCGGCGCCGACGACTACGTGGTCAAGCCGGTCCAGGGCCGGGTGCTGGACGCCCGTATCCGGGCCGTGCTGCGGCGCGGGGAGCGTGAGTCCAGCGACTCGGCGACCTTCGGCAGCGTGGTCATCGACCGGTCCGCGATGACGGTGACCAAGAACGGCGAGGATCTCCAGCTCACCCCGACCGAGCTGCGGCTGCTGCTGGAGCTGAGCCGCCGGCCGGGGCAGGCGCTGTCCCGGCAGCAGTTGCTGCGGCTGGTGTGGGAACACGACTACCTGGGCGACTCGCGCCTGGTGGACGCGTGTGTGCAGCGGTTGCGGGCGAAGGTCGAGGACGTGCCGTCCTCCCCGACCCTGATCCGTACGGTCCGTGGTGTCGGCTACCGCCTGGACGCCCCTCAGTGA
- a CDS encoding SigE family RNA polymerase sigma factor, with protein sequence MNTPHGMNTSAVLTRLHDAHRGTAAAGVRGCARGTGRQHTGHMTVVDARTGEGHGGSAHREEPGERRSLTEAEFTAYVQERRASLYATAYHLTGDRFEAEDLLQSALFSTYRAWERISDKAAVGGYLRRTMTNLHISAWRRRKLNEYPTEELPETPAGTDAMRGTELRAVLWQALARLPELQRTMLVLRYYEGRTDPEIADILGISVGTVKSSIWRSLRRLREDEVLNFGRDHEDAFGELVA encoded by the coding sequence ATGAACACGCCGCACGGCATGAACACCAGCGCAGTGCTCACGCGTCTGCACGACGCACACCGGGGGACCGCTGCCGCAGGGGTACGGGGGTGCGCCCGCGGCACCGGACGTCAGCACACCGGTCACATGACGGTGGTCGACGCCCGCACGGGGGAGGGGCACGGGGGAAGCGCGCACAGGGAGGAACCGGGGGAGCGTCGCTCGCTGACGGAGGCGGAGTTCACCGCCTACGTCCAGGAGCGCCGCGCCTCCCTGTACGCGACCGCCTACCACCTGACCGGCGACCGGTTCGAGGCCGAGGACCTGCTGCAGAGCGCGCTGTTCTCGACCTACCGGGCCTGGGAGCGGATCAGTGACAAGGCCGCGGTCGGCGGGTACCTCCGCCGCACCATGACCAACCTGCACATCAGCGCGTGGCGCCGCCGCAAGCTGAACGAGTACCCGACCGAGGAGCTGCCGGAGACGCCCGCCGGCACGGACGCGATGCGCGGCACCGAGCTGCGCGCCGTCCTGTGGCAGGCGCTCGCCCGGCTGCCCGAGCTGCAGCGCACCATGCTGGTGCTGCGGTACTACGAGGGCCGTACCGACCCGGAGATCGCCGACATACTCGGCATCAGCGTCGGCACGGTGAAGTCCAGCATCTGGCGCTCGCTGCGGCGCCTGCGCGAGGACGAGGTCCTGAACTTCGGCCGGGACCACGAGGACGCCTTCGGCGAGCTGGTGGCCTGA
- a CDS encoding uridine kinase family protein: protein MSIHPPSPARVVLLCGPSGSGKSLVAALSGLPVLRLDDFYKEGDDPTLPVVDGSSDIDWDHPRSWDADVALAAIARLCASGATPVPVYDISLSARTGEDTLSIGRTPLFIAEGIFAAEIVERCRELGLLADALCLTRGPVTTFRRRFLRDLKEGRKSVPFLLRRGWRLLRAERSIVSRQVALGAHACGRDEALSRMAAAAAGRQARQQTAA from the coding sequence GTGAGCATCCATCCCCCGTCTCCCGCCCGTGTGGTGCTGTTGTGCGGCCCCTCCGGTTCGGGCAAGTCACTTGTCGCCGCCCTCTCCGGGCTGCCCGTGCTGCGCCTCGACGACTTCTACAAGGAGGGCGACGACCCCACCCTGCCGGTGGTGGACGGAAGCTCGGACATCGACTGGGACCATCCGCGGTCCTGGGACGCCGACGTGGCCCTCGCGGCCATCGCCCGCCTGTGCGCGTCCGGCGCGACCCCGGTGCCGGTGTACGACATCTCGCTGAGCGCCCGTACCGGCGAGGACACCCTGAGCATCGGCCGTACCCCGCTGTTCATCGCCGAGGGCATCTTCGCGGCGGAGATCGTCGAGCGCTGCCGGGAACTCGGGCTGCTGGCGGACGCGCTGTGTCTGACCCGGGGTCCGGTCACCACCTTCCGGCGCCGCTTCCTGCGCGATCTGAAGGAGGGGCGCAAGTCGGTGCCGTTCCTGCTGCGCCGGGGCTGGCGGCTGCTGCGCGCGGAACGCTCGATCGTGTCCCGCCAGGTGGCCCTGGGCGCCCACGCCTGCGGCCGGGACGAGGCGCTGAGCCGGATGGCGGCGGCCGCCGCGGGCCGGCAGGCGCGGCAGCAGACGGCGGCGTAA
- a CDS encoding aldehyde dehydrogenase family protein, with product MSDATRLSVFKTYKLYVGGKFPRSESGRVYEVSDSKGNWLANAPQSSRKDARDAVVAARKAFGGWSGATAYNRGQVLYRVAEMLEGRKEQFVREVAEAEGLSKAKAAAVVDAAIDRWVWYAGWTDKIAQVVGGANPVAGPYFNLSSPEPTGVVAVLAPQDSSFLGLVSVLAPVIATGNTAVVVASAKAPLPALSLGEVLATSDVPGGVVNILSGATAELGAPLAAHQDVNAIDLAGADAELAKELEIAAADNLKRVLRPQPVDYTATPGTDRLTAFLETKTVWHPTGALGASGSSY from the coding sequence ATGTCTGATGCCACCCGACTTTCCGTCTTCAAGACCTACAAGCTGTACGTCGGGGGCAAGTTCCCCCGCTCCGAAAGCGGCCGGGTGTACGAAGTGAGCGACTCCAAGGGCAACTGGCTGGCGAACGCGCCGCAGTCGAGCCGCAAGGACGCCCGTGACGCGGTCGTCGCCGCGCGCAAGGCGTTCGGCGGCTGGTCCGGCGCGACCGCGTACAACCGCGGTCAGGTGCTGTACCGGGTGGCCGAGATGCTGGAGGGCCGCAAGGAGCAGTTCGTCCGCGAGGTCGCCGAGGCCGAGGGGCTGTCCAAGGCGAAGGCCGCCGCCGTCGTGGACGCGGCGATCGACCGCTGGGTCTGGTACGCCGGCTGGACGGACAAGATCGCCCAGGTCGTGGGCGGCGCCAACCCGGTCGCGGGCCCGTACTTCAACCTCTCCTCGCCCGAGCCGACCGGTGTGGTCGCGGTGCTGGCCCCGCAGGACTCGTCCTTCCTGGGCCTGGTCTCGGTGCTGGCCCCGGTGATCGCCACCGGCAACACCGCGGTCGTCGTCGCCTCGGCGAAGGCCCCGCTGCCCGCCCTGTCGCTCGGCGAGGTGCTGGCCACCTCCGACGTGCCGGGCGGTGTCGTCAACATCCTGTCCGGCGCCACGGCCGAGCTGGGCGCCCCGCTCGCCGCGCACCAGGACGTCAACGCGATCGACCTCGCGGGCGCGGACGCCGAGCTGGCCAAGGAGCTGGAGATCGCGGCGGCGGACAACCTCAAGCGCGTCCTCCGTCCACAGCCTGTGGATTACACGGCGACTCCCGGCACCGACCGCCTGACGGCGTTCCTGGAGACCAAGACGGTCTGGCACCCCACGGGCGCGCTGGGCGCGTCGGGCTCGTCGTACTGA
- a CDS encoding aldehyde dehydrogenase family protein translates to MGSLFEYAPAPESRAVVDIAPSYGLFIDGEFTDSADGKVFKTVSPATEEVLSEVAQAGEADVDRAVKAARKAFASWSALPGAERAKYLFRIARIIQERSRELAVLETLDNGKPIKETRDADLPLVAAHFFYYAGWADKLDHAGFGADPAPLGVAGQVIPWNFPLLMLAWKIAPALATGNTVVLKPAETTPLSALFFADICRQAGLPKGVVNILPGYGDAGAALVGHPDVNKVAFTGSTAVGKEIARTVAGTSKKLTLELGGKGANIVFDDAPIDQAVEGIVTGIFFNQGQVCCAGSRLLVQESIQDELLDALKRRLSTLRLGDPLDKNTDIGAINSAEQLARITELADKGEAEGAERWSPACEIPSSGYWFAPTLFTNVTQAHTIARDEIFGPVLSVLSFRTPDEAVAKANNTQYGLSAGIWTEKGSRILAVANKLRAGVVWSNTFNKFDPTSPFGGYKESGFGREGGRHGLEAYLDV, encoded by the coding sequence ATGGGTTCCCTCTTCGAGTACGCACCGGCGCCTGAGTCCCGCGCCGTCGTCGACATCGCGCCCTCCTACGGCCTGTTCATCGACGGCGAGTTCACCGACTCCGCCGACGGCAAGGTCTTCAAGACCGTCTCCCCCGCCACCGAGGAGGTCCTCTCCGAGGTCGCCCAGGCCGGCGAGGCGGACGTGGACCGCGCGGTCAAGGCCGCCCGCAAGGCGTTCGCGTCCTGGTCGGCGCTGCCCGGCGCCGAGCGCGCCAAGTACCTGTTCCGCATCGCCCGCATCATCCAGGAGCGCAGCCGCGAGCTGGCCGTGCTGGAGACGCTGGACAACGGCAAGCCGATCAAGGAGACCCGCGACGCGGACCTCCCCCTGGTCGCCGCGCACTTCTTCTACTACGCGGGCTGGGCCGACAAGCTCGACCACGCCGGCTTCGGCGCCGACCCGGCCCCGCTGGGCGTCGCCGGCCAGGTCATCCCGTGGAACTTCCCCCTGCTGATGCTGGCGTGGAAGATCGCCCCGGCGCTGGCCACCGGCAACACGGTCGTCCTCAAGCCCGCCGAGACCACCCCGCTGTCCGCCCTGTTCTTCGCGGACATCTGCCGCCAGGCGGGCCTGCCCAAGGGTGTCGTCAACATCCTGCCGGGCTACGGCGACGCGGGCGCGGCGCTGGTCGGACACCCCGACGTGAACAAGGTCGCCTTCACCGGCTCCACGGCCGTCGGCAAGGAGATCGCCCGCACGGTCGCGGGCACGAGCAAGAAGCTCACCCTGGAGCTGGGCGGCAAGGGCGCCAACATCGTCTTCGACGACGCCCCGATCGACCAGGCCGTCGAGGGCATCGTCACCGGCATCTTCTTCAACCAGGGCCAGGTCTGCTGCGCGGGCTCGCGGCTGCTGGTCCAGGAGTCGATCCAGGACGAGCTGCTGGACGCCCTCAAGCGCCGCCTGTCCACGCTGCGCCTCGGCGACCCGCTGGACAAGAACACCGACATCGGCGCGATCAACTCCGCCGAGCAGCTGGCCCGGATCACCGAGCTGGCGGACAAGGGCGAGGCGGAGGGCGCCGAGCGCTGGTCCCCCGCCTGTGAAATCCCTTCGTCCGGCTACTGGTTCGCCCCGACGCTGTTCACGAACGTCACCCAGGCGCACACCATCGCCCGCGACGAGATCTTCGGCCCGGTGCTCTCGGTCCTGTCCTTCCGTACCCCGGACGAGGCGGTCGCCAAGGCCAACAACACCCAGTACGGGCTGTCGGCGGGCATCTGGACCGAGAAGGGCTCCCGCATCCTGGCCGTGGCGAACAAGCTGCGCGCCGGGGTCGTCTGGTCCAACACGTTCAACAAGTTCGACCCGACCTCGCCCTTCGGCGGCTACAAGGAGTCGGGCTTCGGCCGCGAGGGCGGCCGCCACGGCCTGGAGGCGTACCTCGATGTCTGA
- the deoC gene encoding deoxyribose-phosphate aldolase: MPSPKLSAPLEQGGTPTTSPAKAFADVTASDSTLRRFLHGLPGVDAVGLEARAASLGTRSIKTTAKAYAIDLAISMVDLTTLEGADTPGKVRALGAKAVHPDPTDRTSPTTAAVCVYPDMVAVAKEAVAGSGVKVASVATAFPAGRAALGVKLADVRDAVAAGADEIDMVIDRGAFLAGDYLKVYDEITAVKEACGTSARLKVIFETGELSTYDNIRRASWLGMMAGADFIKTSTGKVAVNATPANTLLMLEAVRDFRAQTGVQVGVKPAGGIRTTKDAVKFLVLVNETAGQDWLDNHWFRFGASSLLNDLLMQRQKLATGRYSGPDYVTVD, from the coding sequence ATGCCCTCCCCCAAGCTCTCGGCTCCGCTCGAACAGGGTGGTACCCCCACCACATCCCCCGCGAAGGCTTTCGCCGACGTCACCGCGTCCGACAGCACGCTGCGCCGTTTTCTCCACGGGCTGCCCGGCGTCGACGCGGTCGGTCTGGAGGCGCGTGCCGCGTCGCTCGGCACCCGTTCCATCAAGACCACCGCGAAGGCGTACGCCATCGACCTCGCCATCTCGATGGTCGACCTGACCACGCTGGAAGGCGCGGACACCCCCGGCAAGGTCCGGGCGCTCGGCGCCAAGGCGGTCCATCCGGACCCCACGGACCGGACGTCCCCGACGACCGCCGCCGTCTGCGTCTATCCCGACATGGTGGCCGTCGCCAAGGAGGCCGTCGCCGGTTCCGGCGTGAAGGTCGCCTCGGTCGCCACCGCCTTCCCGGCCGGCCGTGCCGCCCTCGGCGTGAAGCTGGCCGACGTGCGGGACGCGGTCGCGGCGGGCGCGGACGAGATCGACATGGTCATCGACCGGGGCGCGTTCCTCGCGGGCGACTACCTCAAGGTCTACGACGAGATCACCGCCGTGAAGGAAGCCTGCGGGACCAGCGCCCGTCTGAAGGTCATCTTCGAGACCGGCGAGCTGTCCACGTACGACAACATCCGCCGCGCGAGCTGGCTGGGCATGATGGCGGGCGCGGACTTCATCAAGACGTCCACCGGCAAGGTCGCCGTCAACGCCACCCCCGCCAACACCCTGCTGATGCTGGAGGCGGTGCGCGACTTCCGCGCCCAGACCGGCGTCCAGGTCGGCGTGAAGCCCGCGGGCGGCATCCGCACCACCAAGGACGCGGTCAAGTTCCTGGTGCTGGTCAACGAGACCGCGGGCCAGGACTGGCTGGACAACCACTGGTTCCGCTTCGGCGCCTCCTCGCTGCTGAACGACCTGCTGATGCAGCGTCAGAAGCTGGCCACCGGCCGCTACTCCGGCCCCGACTACGTGACGGTGGACTGA
- a CDS encoding PH domain-containing protein — MTTPDHQSPASAPVVPAARDRIYRSPMGLVGGVLLLALVVWLGCDALFRGHGRVPWLALAVMILVVPLVTAFTLRPAVFANQERLRVRNPFRVILLPWGELATLRSGYSNEALATSGTKFQLWAIPVSLRARKRAANKRAKAAAQAARGGSGPFAGPRFGMFGGDASVPDVSAGRARAETDKVMDDLRDLHERHGEAEHAQGEITTRWAYEILVPALAGAVLLAILLVTG; from the coding sequence ATGACGACCCCGGACCACCAGTCACCCGCGTCGGCGCCCGTGGTGCCCGCCGCCAGGGACCGGATCTACCGCTCGCCGATGGGACTCGTGGGCGGTGTGCTCCTGCTGGCCCTCGTCGTCTGGCTCGGCTGCGACGCGCTGTTCCGAGGCCACGGGCGGGTGCCGTGGCTGGCGCTGGCCGTGATGATCCTGGTCGTACCGCTGGTGACGGCGTTCACGCTGCGCCCGGCGGTCTTCGCCAACCAGGAACGCCTCCGGGTCCGCAACCCCTTCCGCGTGATCCTGCTGCCCTGGGGCGAGCTGGCCACCCTGCGCTCGGGTTACTCCAACGAGGCCCTGGCCACCTCCGGCACCAAGTTCCAGCTCTGGGCGATCCCGGTCTCGCTGCGCGCCCGCAAGCGCGCGGCCAACAAGCGGGCGAAGGCGGCGGCGCAGGCGGCCCGCGGGGGCAGCGGCCCCTTCGCCGGGCCCCGCTTCGGCATGTTCGGCGGCGACGCCTCCGTCCCCGACGTCTCGGCCGGCCGCGCCCGCGCCGAGACCGACAAGGTCATGGACGACCTCCGCGACCTCCACGAACGCCACGGCGAGGCGGAACACGCCCAGGGCGAGATCACCACCCGCTGGGCCTACGAGATCCTGGTCCCGGCCCTCGCGGGCGCCGTACTGCTGGCGATCCTGCTCGTCACGGGCTGA